TGTAAGACGTGTAATGTAGCCTTACCGCGTGTGGAAGCATAGGTTGAGCAAATCTCGTAAAAAACGGACTTCGTTGGAGCGTTTTCGCCTTAAAAAAACATTGGACATGCTGGCTCGCAAGGAAGGGCGCGGAACAGAGCTTGTTAGCTTATACGTTCCTCCGGGAAAGCAAATCAGTGAGGTTCTTAACACACTTAGGCAGGAACGTGGAACTGCTGCAAACATAAAGTCTGACACAACGAGAAGCAACGTCCAAGACGCCATTACAAAGGTTCAGCAGCGTTTAAAATTATTTAAGAGAGTGCCTGAAAGGGGCTTGGTGATCTTCAGCGGTGCAATACCGCAGAATGGCCCAGGCAGTGAGAGAAACGAAACTTATGTTTTGACCCCGCCAGAGCCAATTAATATAAACTTGTATCGGTGTGATTCAAAATTTCACACGGAGTATCTGCTGGAAATGTTGAAGGAGAAGGATGCTTATGGAATTTTGCTTGTGGATTCTAGTGAAGCTACTTTCGCGGTTTTGCAGGGTAGGCGTTTGAACATCGTTAAGGAGACTACTTCTGGTGTTCCAGGTAAGATGCGTGCAGGGGGGCAGTCGGCAAGGCGTTTTGAGCGTCAAAGAGAGGCTAAAATACTGGAATTTTTTAGTCGTGTCGGCAGCCATGCCACGGACATTTTTCTTGGGATAGAGAATTTGAAGGGCATAATTGTCGCAGGTCCCGGGCCGATAAAATATGATTTCCTGAAGGGAGACTATCTGCATTATCAGTTGAAAGACAAAGTCATTTCTACTATTGACTCTGCCTACGTAGGCAAGCAGGGAGTGAAGGAGGTTGTTGAGAAGGCACCGGAGATTATGCGACAAGTTCGCTATGTAGAAGAGAAGAGGCTCGTGCAGAGTTTTCTTTACCAGGTTGGGCATGATACTGGTTTGGCTACTTATGGCGAAGAGGAAGTTAGGCGTGCTTTGAAAATGGGGGCAGTGAGGACTTTGCTGCTCTCTGATGCATTGGATATAGCTCGAGTAACGGTGAACTGTGCAACGTGTGACTATAGCAGGAAAGAGACGGTGAAGAGTCGAGAGGTTGAAGGTCTTCGGCAAAGCCTTATGGGTCAGCCATGCCCAAAATGCAAGTCGCCATCTCTTACTGCAGATAAGACAGAAGACATTGTTGAGGAAATGGCAGAGCTGGCTGAGCACGCAAATGCAGATGTGGAGATTGTGTCAACGGATACGGAGGAGGGGCAGATGTTGAAGAATGCGTTCGGAGGAATCGCAGCCATATTACGCTTCAAAATTTAGTACGCTTTTCAGTTGAAAGCCACACTCGAAACAGCTTTATCCAGCAACTATTAAAATCCCGAAAATGCTCAATCATATTTAACATTTATCAGACTCTTATCAGGAGCCAGATAGAATCC
The nucleotide sequence above comes from Candidatus Bathyarchaeota archaeon. Encoded proteins:
- the prf1 gene encoding peptide chain release factor aRF-1, whose translation is MLARKEGRGTELVSLYVPPGKQISEVLNTLRQERGTAANIKSDTTRSNVQDAITKVQQRLKLFKRVPERGLVIFSGAIPQNGPGSERNETYVLTPPEPININLYRCDSKFHTEYLLEMLKEKDAYGILLVDSSEATFAVLQGRRLNIVKETTSGVPGKMRAGGQSARRFERQREAKILEFFSRVGSHATDIFLGIENLKGIIVAGPGPIKYDFLKGDYLHYQLKDKVISTIDSAYVGKQGVKEVVEKAPEIMRQVRYVEEKRLVQSFLYQVGHDTGLATYGEEEVRRALKMGAVRTLLLSDALDIARVTVNCATCDYSRKETVKSREVEGLRQSLMGQPCPKCKSPSLTADKTEDIVEEMAELAEHANADVEIVSTDTEEGQMLKNAFGGIAAILRFKI